Within Kutzneria chonburiensis, the genomic segment AACATGCCGCGCAGCCGGGACACCGCCGCCGGGCCCCAGTAGTGGAACGCGGCGACGATCACCTCGCTGTCGCCGTCGGTGTGGAACTGGGCCCCGAACCGCTCGATCAGCTCGGCCCGCAGCTCGATGTAGTTGTAGATCTCGCCGTTGAAGGCCAGCGCGTAGCGGTTCTCCTGCCCGGGCGGGCCCCACAGCAGCGGCTGGTGGGAGTGCTCGAGGTCGATGATGGCCAGCCGGTTGAAGCCGAAGACGACCTCGCCGCCCTGCCAGGTGTTGACCTCGTCGGGGCCGCGGTGCCGCTGGCAGTGCAGGGCCCCGGCCAGCGCCGGCCGCGCCGCGGCGGCCGCGTTCTCAGTGGGACAGATCAGTCCAAGAAGACCGCACACGTCCTAACCGCACCTCTCATCGAAACAGGGCACTTCCACACCGGGGTCGCAGCCCAGTATGCCCATGACGGCCCATCGACCCGTGCACGGGCATCCGGGGCTCGCTCCGGTAGACGCGGCACCCCCGAGGCCCGTTGCCTGGGCCCGCCCGTCTGGATCACCCCCGAACGGTGACGCCCCGATGACTGGGTTAGGCTCCCGCATGACTGACGGCGGGGTGCCGTCACCGCTGCTGAGCAGCGGATGGCGTGGTCTCCACGTCAAGGCCCGTCACGAGGAGGCAGCGAGCAGTGCGCCTGATGGAGGGCTCCCGGAAAGCACGGGTGGCCAAACTCGCCGGGCTTGCCGGCCTGGTCGCGGTTGCCGCAAGCGGCTGTTCGACCGACGAGGTCCTGCGTTTCGGCTGGCCGGTCGGCATCACGCCGCAGGCCGACGCGATGCGCGACCTGTGGACCTGGTCCGTCGTCGCCGCGCTGGCGGTCGGCCTGGTCGTGGCGATCCTGATCCTGTGGCCGGTGGTGTTCCACCGCAAGCGGTCGGAGGAGCTGCCCAAGCAGTTGCAGTACAACCACCCGCTGGAGATCGTCTACACGGTCATCCCGGTGGTCATCGTCGCGGTGCTCTTCTACTTCACCGCCACGACCGAGAACTACGTCACGGACAAGAGCCACACCCCGGACGTCACGGTCGACGTGATCGGCTTCCAGTGGAACTGGGAGTTCAAGTACGAGAACACCAAGGGCGCGGACGGCAATCCGGTGTCCACGGTCGGCTCCAGCAGCGAGATCCCGATCCTGGTGCTGCCGACCAGCAAGTGGATCGAGTACAAGCTGCTGTCGACCGACGTCATCCACTCGTTCTGGGTGCCGGCCTTCAACTTCAAGCGCGACGTGTTCCCGGACCCGGACAAGAACAACCAGGACTCGTCCTTCCAGAACACCATCGACCAGACGGGCGCGTTCGTCGGCCACTGCGCCGAGCTCTGCGGCGCGTACCACTCGGCGATGAACTTCGAGGTCAGGGCGCTGCCCGACGACCTGTTCCAGCAGTACATCCAGCTGCGGGAAAAGGTGAACCCGAAGACGGGCAAGGGCTACACCACGTCCGAGGCGCTGTCCCAGCTGAACTGCGGTGACCTGTGCGCGCCACTGGCGACGACCACGCACCCGTTCAACACGGACCGCACCTCCCGGACCGGAAGCTGAGGAACCACCGATGAAGATTGAATCCCGGATCTTCGAGGTCGTCGCCGGCTTCTGCTTCATCATGGCCGTGGTCTACGGCCTGTGGGCCAAGGAGCCGGTCGGCATCGTCGCGCTCACCCTGACCGGCGGCCTGTGCCTGATCACCGGCACGTACTTCCGGTTCGTGGCCCGGCGCATCCCGGAGCGTCCCGAGGACGACACCGAGGCCGAGATCAGCGACGGCGCCGGCGAGCTGGGCTTCTTCAGCCCGGGCAGCTACTGGCCGTTCGCCATCGCCATCGCCGCCGCGATCGGCGCCCTGTCGCTGGCCTTCTTCCAGATCTGGATGCTGGTCATCACGGTCGTGCTGGTGCTGATCACCGTGGGCGGCCTGGTCTTCGAGTACCACACGAAGCCCAACCACGAGTGAGCTAGCTGAAGCTTCACTGAGCGAACGGCCCCGGGCATTCTGCCCGGGGCCGTTTTCGCGCACGATCTCCCTGTGCCGCAACTAGACGACAAGGCCGCCACCCGGCGACTGCTGGACCGCTTCGGCTTCGGTCCGCGCCCGGGCGAGCTGGAATCGTTGTCCCAGCAGGGTTTCGCGGCCGCGTGCGCGCAGGTGCTGGCTCAGCGCCCGGACGGCACGCCGCTGCCCGACCTCGGAGCCGAGCCGCCGCAGGCCGGTAAGAAGGCCAGCACGGCCGAGCGCAAGCAGCGACAGAAGACGTTGCGCGGCCAGCAGATCGCCGCCGCGCAGTGGTGGCTGGACCGCATGGCCGGCACCGCGTCGGCGCTGCCCGAGCGGCTGACCTGGTTCTGGCACGGGCATTTCGCCACCAGCGTGCAGAAGGTGCACAGCGCCCGCCTGATGCTGCACCAGAACCAGACGCTGCGCGGCCTGGGTGGCGGCGATTTCGGGGCGCTGGCCAAGGCGATGATCGTGGACCCGGCCATGCTGCTGTGGCTGGACGGCCAGCAGAACAAAGTGGGCGCGGCCAACGAGAACCTCGCTCGCGAGTTCATGGAGCTGTTCACGCTCGGCGTCGGCCATTACAGCGAAACCGATGTGCGGGAGGCGGCCCGCGCACTCACCGGCTGGATGGTGAACCGGGACGCCATGACGGCCGAACAAGTAGCGAAACGGCACGACTCCGGCAGCAAGACCGTGTTGGGAATCACGGGAAATCTCGATGCCGGCGGATTTGTCGACATCGTGCTGAATCGTCCGGACTCGCCGCGTTTCGTGGCGAGCCGGCTGTGGTTCCGGTTGGTGAGCGCGACTCCGCCGTCGGCGGACGCGCTGGGCCGACTGGTCGCCGGTTACGGTCCGCAGCGGTCCATCGGGGGGCTGCTGCGGGCCGTGCTCGCCGAACCGGCGTTCCGCGATCCGGCGACGACCCTGGTCAAACAGCCGGTGGAATGGGCCGTCGGCCTGATGCGGGCGCTGGCCGTGCAACCGTCGAAACTGCCGGTCACGCAGCTGGAAGCGGGCCTGCGGGGCCTGGGGCAGGTGCCGTTCGAGCCGCCCAGCGTCGGCGGCTGGCCGGCCGCCCAGTCCTGGCTGACGACCTCGGCCGGGCTGGCCCGGCTACACCTGGCCCAGCTGATCGCCGCCCACGCCGACGTGTCGCATATCACCTCCGGGGCGGCGGCCGGGCAGACGCTCGGCGTCGACACGTGGAGTCAGCGGAGCACGGCCGCGCTGGCCGACCTCAAGGGAGCGGAGCTGGTCGCGATGGCCGCCTGTACGCCGGAATACGTGGTGAGCCAGTGACAACGACAGGGAACAAGCGGCGGATTAGTCGACGTGGCTTCATCCTGGCCAGCGGTGTCGTCGGGGCGGGCGCACTCGCCGCCGGCGCGACGCAGGTCGACTGGACCGACCTCATCGCCGCCGCCACCCGTGACCCGCGCAGCGCGGACACCGGCGTGCTGGTGGTCTGCACCCTGTACGGCGGCAACGACGGCCTGAACACGGTGATCCCGGCCGCCGACCCGGCGTACCAGAAGGCCCGGCCGGATCTGGCCTACCAGCCGCACGAGGTGCTCGATCTCGGCGACGGCCTCGGCCTCAACCCGGGCATGAAGGGCCTCAAGAAGCTCTGGGACGACAAGCGGCTGGCCGTGGTGCGCGGCGTCGGCTATCCCAAGCCCGACCACAGCCATTTCCGGTCCATGGCCATCTGGCAGACGGCCTCGCCGGACAGCCCGCAGCCGACCGGCTGGCTCGGCCGCTGGCTGGACGTGACCGGCGACGACCCGCTGCGGGCAGTGTCGATCGAGCCCGTGCTGCCGCCGCTGATGGCCGGCCAGCGGGCGGCCGGCGCGACGCTGCCGGTGACCGGCCTGAAGCTGCCCAACGGCACCGTGGGCAAGGCGTTTTCCCTGCTGGGGCAACCGGAAGCGGGGGAGTCGCCGGACCGGGCGCGGGTCGCGCGGTCCATCGCCGACCTGCACACCACCGCCACCAAGCTCGGCCCGGCGGTGAAACCCAGCGGTGCCAACAAAGGCCAGCTCGCGGCCCAACTCGACGTTGTCGCCGGACTGGTCGAGGCAGGCGTGCCTACGCGGGCCTATTCCGTGTCGTTGGGCGGTTTCGACACCCACGCCGACGAGAAGGGCACGCAGCAGCGCCTGCTCACCGAGCTCGACGATGCCCTGTCCGCGTTCGTGGATCGCGTGCGGGGCAAGAAGGTTGTGGTGCTGGTCTACTCGGAGTTCGGCCGTCGTGTCGGCGCGAACGCCAGCGACGGCACCGATCACGGCACCGCCGGCCCGGTTTTCGTCATCGGCGACGGCGTCAACGGCGGCTTCTACGGCGAGCAGCCCAGCCTGACCGACCTCGACAACGGCGATCTCAAGGAGAGCACCGACTTCCGCGACGTCTACGCCACCATGCTGCGCGACGTGCTCGGCGAGGACCCAGGCAAAATCCTCGCCGGCCACGACACCACGGTCCCCGGCCTCCTCTGACCCCCGCGAGTCCCGCCCACAGTCACACCGAACTGCATGAAAACGATTCATGCAGTTCGGTGTGACGCTAAGCGGGACTCGCGGGGGTTAGGCGGGGACTAGCTTTGATGAGAGGGTGATCCAGCGGTCCAGCAGCGCCGCGCCGGCGCCGGAGTCGATGGCCTGGGCGGCAACGTCCTTGGCCGCCAGCATGTCGGCGTGCACGTCGTCGCTCAGGCCGTTGAACACGGCCACCGCGCCGGCGGCGTTGATCAGCACGGCATCCCGCACCGGACCAGGCCGGCCGGCCAGCAGATCCCGCACCACCTGGGCGTTGTACGACGCGTCGCCGCCGACCAGGTCGGCCGGCAGCGCCGGGGCGATGCCCAGCCGCGACGGGTCGATCGTGTCCTGCCGCACCGCCCCGTCCTGGGCGATCCAGGCCGATGTCGTGGTGGTCGTGGTGATCTCGTCCAGACCGTCGTTCCCGCGCACCAGCAGCACATGCGCCCCGCGCGAGGCGAACACGCCGGCCATCACGCCGGCCATCGCCTCCCGCGCGCAGCCGACCAGCCCGTACTTCGGCTGCGCCGGGTTGGACAGCGGCCCGAGGATGTTGAACGCCGTCGGGATGGCCAGCTCACGCCGCGGACCCGAGGTGAAGCGCAGCGCCGGGTGATAGGCCGGCGCGAAGCAGAATCCGATGCCGACCTCGGTCACGCACCGCTGCACGGCGTCCGGCGGCAGCTCGATGGCCACACCGAGCTCTTCGAGCACGTCACCGGTGCCGCACTTGGACGACGACGCCCGCGCCCCGTGCTTGACCACCGGCACCCCGGCGGCGGCCGTGACGATGGCCGTCATGGTCGAGATGTTCACGGTGTGGGCCTGGTCGCCACCGGTGCCGACGATGTCGATCGCCCGCCCGGCCACGTCCACCGTCCGCGCGTGCCGCAGCATGGAGTCGGCCATGCCCAGCACCTCGTCCGGCGTCTCGCCCTTGGCCCGCAGCGCCACCGCGAAACCGGCGATCTGCGCCGACGTGGCCGCACCGGTCATCACCTGGTCCATCGCCCAGCCGGTCTGCTCCGCCGTCAGGTCGTCCCCGGCGATCAGCGCGCCCAGCAGGTCGGGCCAGGTCAACGTGGTCATCTCGGCACGGGCGCGCCGGACCGCAGCACCTCTGCGACGGTCTCGGCCGCGGCCAGCGGGTCGAGCGGATGCACGATGACGGCGTCCGCCTGCGACCAGGTGGCCAGCCAGCGGTCGTCCTTGCGCCGCACGGCGATCACGATCGGCGGGCAGTTGGTGATCTCGTTCTTCAGCTGCCGGGACAGGCCCATGCCGCCGGTCGGCTGCGCCTCGCCGTCCAGGATGGCCAGGTCGATGGCGCCGCTGTCGACGTGGTAGAGCACGTCCGCCACGGTGCCGACCTCGACGTACTCCACGCGGCCCAGGTCCGGCGCCGGCCGACGGCCGACGGCGGTGGTGATCGCCTCGCGGACCTCCGGCCGGTGGCTGAAGACCAGGACCTTCCACGTCTGCGTGCTCATACCGTGATGCTATCTGTGTCACACCTTCAGGTCTGCAAGCAGTCCCACCCCAGGGCGTCGCCGCCCAGCCGCTGGGCCAGGCCGGCCATCCGGGACCGCTCCTGCGCGCAGCTCAAAGCGGTGATGACCTGGGCACGAAGGGCATGCAGCCGTACCGGATCGCCCTCTTCGACCACCCGCAGCTCCCAGCCGTCCTGGGCCAGCAGCTCGCGGGCCCGCTCCACCGAAGCCGCCGGCAGCACGAGGTGATGCCGCAGCACCGCCTTCTCGTCGGCCTTCAGACGGGGCGAACGGGCCAGCACGGCCGAGTCCGCCTCGGCCGGGTCGAACGCCTCGGCAACCACGTTCAAATCAGGGTTGTCCAGGTCGAACGGCAATTCCGGACGCCGTCCGAACAGTGTTCTCAATCGCTCGAACGCGCCCATCGCTGTCGATCTCCCGTTGCACCCCACCCGACCGGGCGGCCTGATCCACCGCAGGCAATAATGCGACCCGTGACAACGGCAGCTCCTCCCATCGCTCAGCGGGTCCACTCGCTGAATCGCCCGAACATGGTCAGCGTGGGCACCATCGTGTGGCTGTCCAGCGAGCTCATGTTCTTCGCCGGCCTCTTCGCGATGTACTTCACCGTGAAGGCTCAGAACACCGGCGTCTGGCCGCCCGAGCCCACGCACCTGGACAAGGCGTACGCGCTGCCGTTCACCATCATCCTGGTGCTCTCCTCGGTCACCTGTCAGTGGGGCGTCTTCGCCGCCGAGCGCGGCGACGTCTTCGGCCTGCGCCGCTGGTACGTGCTGACCTTCGTGATGGGCCTGATCTTCGTGCTGGGCCAGGCCAACGAGTACCGGATGCTGGTCGAGGAGGGGACCACCATCCCCAGCTCGGCCTTCGGCACGGTGTTCTTCCTTGCGACCGGTTTCCACGGGCTGCACGTGATCGGCGGCCTGATCGCCTTCATCTTCCTGCTCATCAGGACGAGGTTGAGCAAGTTCACGCCGGCCCAGGCGACCTCGGCGATCGTCGTGTCGTACTACTGGCACTTCGTCGACATCGTCTGGATCGGCCTGTTCGCCGTCATCTACCTCATTCCCTGACCCAGCCCCGAACTGACAGCAAGGGTTGCCCTCCATGACCACCACGCCACCCGCCGACGCGGCGGGTACGTCCGCCCCCGCGGGGAAGCGGGCCCGCTCGCGGTCCAAGCTCAAGCGGCGGGTCTCCGGCCTGCTGGCGCTCGGGATCGCGCTGCTGGGCGCGGGCGCGCTCTACGCCGTCGCGGTGCCCGCCCCGCAGGTCGCGCAGGCCTCGGACACCAACGCGCTCGTCGAGCAGGGCCGGCAGCTGTTCAACAACAGCTGCATCTCCTGCCACGGCCAGAACCTGCAGGGTGTCAAGGACCGCGGGCCCAGCCTGATCGGCGTCGGCTCGGCGGCGTCCTACTTCCAGCTCTCCACCGGCCGCATGCCGCTGTCCGGCGGGCAGACCGCCGAGGCGGCGCGCAAGCCCCGGCCTTCACGCCGCAGGAGATCGACGCGCTCGACGCGTTCATCCAGGCCAACGGCGGCGGCAAGGAGAAGCCGACGGAGTCCGACGCCCAGCTGATCGGCGGCGACCCTTCGCGCGGCGGTGAGCTGTTCCGGCTCAACTGCGCGGCCTGCCACACCTTCACCGGCCGCGGTGGCGCGCTGTCCTCCGGCAAGTACGCGCCCGAGCTGGACGGCGTGACGCCGAGCCAGATCTACACGGCCATGCTGACCGGCCCGGAGAACATGCCGGTGTACGGCGACCGGCAGCTCACGCCGGACGAGAAGAAGGACATCATCGGCTACATCAAGTCGGTGACCGACGGCAACAACAACCCCGGCGGCAACGCGCTCGGCGGGCTCGGCCCGATCTCTGAGGGCCTCATCGGGTGGATCGTGGGCATCGCCGCGCTGGTCGGCGTGACCCTCTGGATCGGAAGCAAGGCATGAGCGGCGACGAGCAGGAGAAGCTGCCCACCGAGGCAGAGCTGAACAGCATGACCCGCGACGAGCTGGTCACGCTGGGCACCAAGCTGGACGGCGTCGAGCTGATCAGCTACGAGGACCCGTGGCCGGTCAAGGGCACCAGGGCCGAGAAGCGGGCCGAGCGCCAGGTGGCGTACTGGTTCCTGCTGGCCGCGCTGGCCGGCATCGCCTTCATCGTGGCGTTCATTCTGTGGCCGTCCGAGTACAAGGCGCCGGACACCGACGGGTACTTCTGGTACAGCCTGTACACGCCGGTGATCGGCGTCACGCTGGGCCTGACCATCCTCGGCCTCGGCGTCGGCGTGTTGAACTACACCAAGAAGTTCATCCCGCACGAGCTGGCCGTGCAGGACCGCCACGACGGCGGCTCGCCCAAGATCGACCAGGAGACGGTGCTGGCCGAGCTGGCCGACGCCGGCAACCGCAGCACCATCACCCGCCGCTCGCTGGTCAAGCGGTCGGCGGGCGCGGCGGCCGGCGTGATGGGCCTCGGCCTTGTCGTGCTGCCGCTGGGCGGCATGCTGAAGAACCCGTTCGCCGACACCAACTCCAAGGACTCGCTCTGGCACACCGGCTGGCAGCCGAGCTTCAAGGGCGAGAAGGTGTACCTGCGCCGCAACACCGGCGACGCGTCCGAGGTCGTGCTGATCCGTCCCGAGGACCTGGACGCCGGCGGCTTCGAGACCGTGTTCCCGTTCCGCGAGTCGGAGCGCGGCAACGAGGAGGCGCTGTCCGCGGCGCTGCACCGGTCGGACAACCCGGTCATGCTCATCCGGCTGCGGCCGGACCAGAACGTGGTCAAGCGGGCCGGCCAGGAGAACTTCAACTTCGGTGACTTCTACGCGTACTCGAAGATCTGCACCCACCTCGGCTGCCCGACCTCGCTGTACGAGCAGCAGACCGGTCGTCTGCTGTGCCCGTGCCACCAGTCGCAGTTCGACGTGTTCGAGTACGCCAAGCCGGTCTTCGGCCCGGCCGCCCGTGCGCTGCCCCAGCTTCCGCTCGCGGTTGACGAGAGCGGATACTTGATTGCGCGGAGCGACTTCATCGAGCCCATCGGCCCCGCGTTCTGGGAGCGTGACTCATGAGCGGCATCACGACGCCGACCAAGCCGGCCAACACGGCGACACGCGTCGCGGGCGGCGCGGCGAAGTGGGCCGACGACCGGTACCACCTGGCCGCCGGCATGCGTCGCCAGCTGAACAAGGTCTTCCCGTCGCACTGGTCCTTCCTGCTCGGCGAGATCGCCCTGTACAGCTTTATCGTGCTGCTGCTGTCCGGCACGTACCTGGCGCTGTTCTTCGACCCCTCCATGCAGGAGGTCACCTACAACGGCGCGTTCGACAACCTGCGCGGCATCCAGATGTCGCGGGCCTTCGCCTCCACCCTGGACATCTCGTTCGAGGTCCGCGGCGGCCTGTTCGTGCGGCAGATCCACCACTGGGCGGCGCTGCTGTTCATGTCGGCGATCGTCGCCCACATGTTCCGGATCTTCTTCACCGGCGCGTTCCGGCGCCCGCGTGAGGTGAACTGGGTCATCGGCGTCGTGCTGTTCATGATCGGCTCGCTCGAGGGCTTCTTCGGCTACTCGCTGCCCGACGACCTGCTGTCCGGCACCGGCCTGCGCGTCATGTTCGGCCTGATCGAGTCGATCCCGGTGCTGGGCACCTGGGTGGACTGGCTGCTGTTCGGCGGCGAGTTCCCGGGCAACGTGATCCTGCCGCGTATCTACACGCTGCACATACTGCTGCTGCCCGGCGTGATCCTGGCGCTGATCGCCGTGCACCTCGGCCTGGTGTGGTACCAGAAGCACACCCAGTTCCCCGGCCCGCGCCGGACTGAGCGCAACGTTGTCGGCGTGCGCATCATGCCGGTGTTCGCGGCCAAGGGCGGCGGCTTCTTCGCCCTGGTCACCGCGGTCATCGCGCTGATGTCCGGCCTGTTCCAGATCAACCCCATCTGGAACTTCGGCCCGTACAACCCGGCCCAGGTCTCCGCCGGCTCGCAGCCCGACTGGTACATGGGCTGGACCGACGGCCTCGTCCGTCTGTGGCCGGCCTGGGAGGCGTACATCCACCTCGGTGGGTGGGCCAACTTCACCATCCCGGCGCCGTTCCTGCCGTTCATGCTGGGCCTGCCCCTGCTGACCGGCATCGCCGCGGTCTACCCGTTCCTGGAGCGGAAGCTGACCAAGGACACCGCCCACCACAACCTGCTGCAGCGGCCGCGGGACGTGCCGGTGCGGACCAGCCTGGGCATGATGGCCATCACGTTCTTCATGGTGTGCCTGCTGTCCGGTGGCAACGACATCATCGCCGACAAGTTCGACATCTCGTTGAACGCGACCACGTGGATCGGCCGTATCGGTCTGCTGGTGCTGCCGCCGCTGGTGTACTGGATCACGTACCGGATGTGCATCGGCCTGCAGCGGGCCGACCGTGAGGTGCTGGAGCACGGCATCGAGACCGGCATCATCAAGCGGCTGCCGCATGGTGAGTTCATCGAGCTGCACCAGCCGCTCGGCCCGGTCGACGACCACGGCCACCCGCACGAGCTGGCCTACCAGGGCGCTCCGGTGCCCAAGAAGATGAACAAGCTCGGCTCGGCCGGCGCGCCGGTGGCCGGTGGCTTCTGGGGTCCCGACCCCGCCGACGAGGTCACCGCCCTGGAGAGCGCCCGCAAGGAGGCGCACACCCGCTCCAACGTGGTGACCGGCGAGAGCCAGCTCAACCAGGACAAGGAGCTGGCGGGCAAGCCCCAGCAGCCCGACGCCTGATCTGTGTTCTGCCTGACGGCCCCGGTCTCCGACCGGGGGCCGTTTGTCATGCCTGGGCGGCGAGCGCGTCGCCGATGGGCGTGCGGTGGTAGAGCACTGAGCGGCCGGCGCGGACCCGGTCGAGCAGGCCGGCTTTGCGCAGCACCGTGAGGTGGTCGCCGACCGCGCCGACGGCCAGGCCGAGGCTGCGGGCCAGTTGGGTGGTGCTGGCCGGCGTGTCGAGGGCGTTGAGCAGCTGGGCCCGCGTCCGGCCCAGCAGGTCGGCCAGCGCACCGGGGTCGGGAACGGTCGTCTCCCACAGCGCGGCGACGCCCCGCGCCGGATAGACCAGGGCTTTGGGCCAGGGATCCTCGTGGTGCACGGCCACGCCCGGCCAGACGAAGACCGATGGCACGAACAGCAGGCCCTCGCCCCTGAGATCGATCGTGCGGTCGCCGGCCGAGCGCAGCACGTCGATGCCTTGGTCTCGCCAGCGGACCCGGGCGTGCAGGCCGTCCAGCGCGGCCAGCCAGCCGCCGCGACCCAGCAGACCGGCCCGGTGCACGACGTCGCGTTCGCAGATGGCGCGCAGTTGGAGCCAGTCCGCAGCCAGCAGCTCGTGCCAGGCCCGTTCCAGCGTGTCGGCGAGGCGTTGCACGACGTCCGGCCCGTCGAGCACGGCTTGGGCCGCGTCGTCGGTCTGTGGTTTCAGGCCGGCGATCTCGGCGCGGGCCTGGGGGAGCGGCGTGGCCCGGACGGCGGCGAGGTCGTCCTCGACGGTCTGGGCCAGGCCCTGCGGCGGCGGTGCCGTGAACGCCGCGCCTCGCCCCGGGGAGTGCAGGGCCATCGCCGCTCGGAACGCCGGATCTTGTCGCAGCCGTCGGTACGGCGGGGTGACGCGCGTCTGCCAGGGGCCGGGGAGGCGGTGCTGGGACAGGCCGGCGAGGCGGCGGAGCAGGCCGTCCAGTTCGAACAGTGGGGACAGCGCGAACCGGCTGCGCAGCAGGTCCTCGCCGCCGACCTCGAACCGGAGCATGGCCCGACCTTACGTCCCTGCACGTAACTTTGGCCCTGCGATGGTGGTTTTCCGCAGGCTGGCAGCCATGACCTATGCCGGCGTTCTGGCCCACACTCCGTACCGGGTGCTGTTCGCCACCCGCACCCTCGCCATCACCGCCGACACGCTGCGCATCGTCGCGTTGTCGGTGTTGGTGTTCGCCGTGACCGGTTCGACGTTGTTGGCCGCCGTGGCGTACGGGATCTCGTTCTTGCCCCAGTTGATCGGCGGCAGCCTGCTCGGCGCGGTCGCCGACCTTGTGCCGCCACGGCAGCTCATCGCCATCGGCTACGCCGTCGAGTTCCTCAGCGGC encodes:
- the coxB gene encoding cytochrome c oxidase subunit II, translated to MEGSRKARVAKLAGLAGLVAVAASGCSTDEVLRFGWPVGITPQADAMRDLWTWSVVAALAVGLVVAILILWPVVFHRKRSEELPKQLQYNHPLEIVYTVIPVVIVAVLFYFTATTENYVTDKSHTPDVTVDVIGFQWNWEFKYENTKGADGNPVSTVGSSSEIPILVLPTSKWIEYKLLSTDVIHSFWVPAFNFKRDVFPDPDKNNQDSSFQNTIDQTGAFVGHCAELCGAYHSAMNFEVRALPDDLFQQYIQLREKVNPKTGKGYTTSEALSQLNCGDLCAPLATTTHPFNTDRTSRTGS
- a CDS encoding cytochrome c oxidase subunit 4, with product MKIESRIFEVVAGFCFIMAVVYGLWAKEPVGIVALTLTGGLCLITGTYFRFVARRIPERPEDDTEAEISDGAGELGFFSPGSYWPFAIAIAAAIGALSLAFFQIWMLVITVVLVLITVGGLVFEYHTKPNHE
- a CDS encoding DUF1800 domain-containing protein is translated as MPQLDDKAATRRLLDRFGFGPRPGELESLSQQGFAAACAQVLAQRPDGTPLPDLGAEPPQAGKKASTAERKQRQKTLRGQQIAAAQWWLDRMAGTASALPERLTWFWHGHFATSVQKVHSARLMLHQNQTLRGLGGGDFGALAKAMIVDPAMLLWLDGQQNKVGAANENLAREFMELFTLGVGHYSETDVREAARALTGWMVNRDAMTAEQVAKRHDSGSKTVLGITGNLDAGGFVDIVLNRPDSPRFVASRLWFRLVSATPPSADALGRLVAGYGPQRSIGGLLRAVLAEPAFRDPATTLVKQPVEWAVGLMRALAVQPSKLPVTQLEAGLRGLGQVPFEPPSVGGWPAAQSWLTTSAGLARLHLAQLIAAHADVSHITSGAAAGQTLGVDTWSQRSTAALADLKGAELVAMAACTPEYVVSQ
- a CDS encoding DUF1501 domain-containing protein, producing the protein MTTTGNKRRISRRGFILASGVVGAGALAAGATQVDWTDLIAAATRDPRSADTGVLVVCTLYGGNDGLNTVIPAADPAYQKARPDLAYQPHEVLDLGDGLGLNPGMKGLKKLWDDKRLAVVRGVGYPKPDHSHFRSMAIWQTASPDSPQPTGWLGRWLDVTGDDPLRAVSIEPVLPPLMAGQRAAGATLPVTGLKLPNGTVGKAFSLLGQPEAGESPDRARVARSIADLHTTATKLGPAVKPSGANKGQLAAQLDVVAGLVEAGVPTRAYSVSLGGFDTHADEKGTQQRLLTELDDALSAFVDRVRGKKVVVLVYSEFGRRVGANASDGTDHGTAGPVFVIGDGVNGGFYGEQPSLTDLDNGDLKESTDFRDVYATMLRDVLGEDPGKILAGHDTTVPGLL
- the trpD gene encoding anthranilate phosphoribosyltransferase; translated protein: MTTLTWPDLLGALIAGDDLTAEQTGWAMDQVMTGAATSAQIAGFAVALRAKGETPDEVLGMADSMLRHARTVDVAGRAIDIVGTGGDQAHTVNISTMTAIVTAAAGVPVVKHGARASSSKCGTGDVLEELGVAIELPPDAVQRCVTEVGIGFCFAPAYHPALRFTSGPRRELAIPTAFNILGPLSNPAQPKYGLVGCAREAMAGVMAGVFASRGAHVLLVRGNDGLDEITTTTTTSAWIAQDGAVRQDTIDPSRLGIAPALPADLVGGDASYNAQVVRDLLAGRPGPVRDAVLINAAGAVAVFNGLSDDVHADMLAAKDVAAQAIDSGAGAALLDRWITLSSKLVPA
- a CDS encoding cytochrome c oxidase subunit 3, which produces MRPVTTAAPPIAQRVHSLNRPNMVSVGTIVWLSSELMFFAGLFAMYFTVKAQNTGVWPPEPTHLDKAYALPFTIILVLSSVTCQWGVFAAERGDVFGLRRWYVLTFVMGLIFVLGQANEYRMLVEEGTTIPSSAFGTVFFLATGFHGLHVIGGLIAFIFLLIRTRLSKFTPAQATSAIVVSYYWHFVDIVWIGLFAVIYLIP
- a CDS encoding ubiquinol-cytochrome c reductase iron-sulfur subunit, giving the protein MSGDEQEKLPTEAELNSMTRDELVTLGTKLDGVELISYEDPWPVKGTRAEKRAERQVAYWFLLAALAGIAFIVAFILWPSEYKAPDTDGYFWYSLYTPVIGVTLGLTILGLGVGVLNYTKKFIPHELAVQDRHDGGSPKIDQETVLAELADAGNRSTITRRSLVKRSAGAAAGVMGLGLVVLPLGGMLKNPFADTNSKDSLWHTGWQPSFKGEKVYLRRNTGDASEVVLIRPEDLDAGGFETVFPFRESERGNEEALSAALHRSDNPVMLIRLRPDQNVVKRAGQENFNFGDFYAYSKICTHLGCPTSLYEQQTGRLLCPCHQSQFDVFEYAKPVFGPAARALPQLPLAVDESGYLIARSDFIEPIGPAFWERDS
- a CDS encoding cytochrome b yields the protein MSGITTPTKPANTATRVAGGAAKWADDRYHLAAGMRRQLNKVFPSHWSFLLGEIALYSFIVLLLSGTYLALFFDPSMQEVTYNGAFDNLRGIQMSRAFASTLDISFEVRGGLFVRQIHHWAALLFMSAIVAHMFRIFFTGAFRRPREVNWVIGVVLFMIGSLEGFFGYSLPDDLLSGTGLRVMFGLIESIPVLGTWVDWLLFGGEFPGNVILPRIYTLHILLLPGVILALIAVHLGLVWYQKHTQFPGPRRTERNVVGVRIMPVFAAKGGGFFALVTAVIALMSGLFQINPIWNFGPYNPAQVSAGSQPDWYMGWTDGLVRLWPAWEAYIHLGGWANFTIPAPFLPFMLGLPLLTGIAAVYPFLERKLTKDTAHHNLLQRPRDVPVRTSLGMMAITFFMVCLLSGGNDIIADKFDISLNATTWIGRIGLLVLPPLVYWITYRMCIGLQRADREVLEHGIETGIIKRLPHGEFIELHQPLGPVDDHGHPHELAYQGAPVPKKMNKLGSAGAPVAGGFWGPDPADEVTALESARKEAHTRSNVVTGESQLNQDKELAGKPQQPDA
- a CDS encoding DUF5937 family protein; translation: MLRFEVGGEDLLRSRFALSPLFELDGLLRRLAGLSQHRLPGPWQTRVTPPYRRLRQDPAFRAAMALHSPGRGAAFTAPPPQGLAQTVEDDLAAVRATPLPQARAEIAGLKPQTDDAAQAVLDGPDVVQRLADTLERAWHELLAADWLQLRAICERDVVHRAGLLGRGGWLAALDGLHARVRWRDQGIDVLRSAGDRTIDLRGEGLLFVPSVFVWPGVAVHHEDPWPKALVYPARGVAALWETTVPDPGALADLLGRTRAQLLNALDTPASTTQLARSLGLAVGAVGDHLTVLRKAGLLDRVRAGRSVLYHRTPIGDALAAQA